The genomic DNA GTGAGCCAACGCAGCCGTCGCCGAATACCAGGCAACAGCCCCCGCAGCGACACCGAACCACCCCCCGACCTTGCCCAGCCCGTCGTTGCCGGCGAACTGCGCGACGGCGAGAAGCACGAGGGAGACGAAGAACAACCCGTAGGTCCCCTGGGTGAGTTGATCCCCACCCGCGAGGGTCACCGAGAGAGCGACCAGGGCGAACAGGACCAGGAACAGCCCCGCCGCGTTGTCCGAGGCGGAGCCCCCCGCGCTGACGGCCCAGGTGAACCAGAGCGCGCCGAACGCCGAGAACGCCGTACCGTTCGCCGTGTCACCGTCGCGGAACGCGAACAGCCCGGCGACGAAGAGCGCAACTCCGCCTACGTAGTGGGCGAGTGACACGGCATCAGATGCCGACACTCCGTTGATGACATCGGTGTACCCGAGCCCGAAGGCCAACAGGGTGATTCCCAGGGCGAGTCGGCCGACGATCGAAGTGGTGCTTCCCGCAGAGACGTCTTTGTCCACGGCGGGCTCCCTTCATGCATGTGCGGTTGTGCGGTGTGACCGATATATGCCCTTCACAAGGACACAAACACCTCTGCACAGCAGTGAATTCGGAGCCGACCGGCGCGTTGGACCTACGACTTACGGGATGACGACGACGGGCCGCTGCGCCCGCTTGGCGAGCCGTCCCGCGACGGAGCCGAAGATGCGTCCGACGATGCCGTGGGTGGAGCCCACGACGATCGCGTCCGCCTCGTACTCCCGCCCCACCTCTTCGAGTTCATGGCAGATGTCGCCACCGCGCTCGACAAGGATCCAGGGCACTTCCGCCAGATACTCGGCGCACGCCAGCTCAAGCCCCAGCACCTCGGTGCGGTGATCCGGCACGTCGACGAAGACCGGTGGCTCGCAGCCCGCCCACACCGTGGTGGGCAGCCGGTTGGCGACATGCACGATGACCAGGCCCGAGCCGGACCGGTGGGCCATGCCGATCGCGTACGCGAGGGCACGCTCACTGGACGTGGAGCCGTCGAAACCGACGACGACGCCGTGCTTGAAGGCGGGATCGCAGGAATGGCGTGGCTGTTCCGCCGCCAGGGGCTCGGCCGCCGTGGGATCGGCGACGGGCCGCTTGCGGTCCGCGGGTTCGAAAGATTCGTGACCGGCCATGGGTGTCTCGGCTTTTTGATCCTCTTGGGAGGGGACAACAGTGTGCGGCGGAGCTGTGTCCGGGAATCATCTTCCCAACCCCATACCCCCAAGGGTACGGCGCCAGTCCTCCTTAGCCCATATCCCGCACATGCTCCGGCGGAGTTCCCCGGAGCATGCACGAGGGGGCGCCCGTAACGCAATGGTTGCTGCCCCGTACAGGCGGTTTGCACAGGATTCACTTATCCGCGCGCCCACCCGCGGGCTGCCCTACAGTGACCGACGCATCGAACAAGCGTTGAACCCGGCGAGCCGCCGCCCCAGGGAGCACGCCATGTCCGGACACCGTACGACCTCCGAGGGACACCCCCACCCCGACAGCGCGACCGATGTGGTCCGCTGGGCGGTCTTCAGTTGCGCCCTCGTCCCCCTCGTCCTCCTCTGGTACGGCAGCTCGCTCGCCGGCGCCGCCGGTACGGCCCTGGGCCTCGCGGCCGTCACCGCCGCCTGCCGGGTGCTGCTGCGCCGGTCCGAACAGGGCGCGGTCCCGCTGCTGGCCGAAGAGCATGCCTCGCCGCCGGCCGCGGAAGAGGCCCCGTACCGCGGCCACCGCCACCGGGCCGGGGCGGGGGCGCACAGGGGCGGACGGCACGCCGGGGGAAGTACACCGGTCGACTGACCGGTTTCCGCGCACGCGCCCGACGCTTTTCAGCCAACTTCCGGCCACTGTGCATCTGTTGTCCGAACCACCCCCCAACCCCCGTTCCACCTGCACCGAAAGGGTCTGGGGGGCCTTGCGCACCCTACGGGGATTGGCCACTACGACGAGGCGCACTTCCCTGCACGGCCCACGAGTGCAACGCTTCGTGATCGAATGCTTCACGCCAAGTTGCCATGTCGACAATGTGCCGGTTGCCGAACTGGTCACCCCGGCACCACTGGACACAGTAGATTCGATCTTGACGTCTTACGGCGGGGGACTCGTGCAGGACCGAGGGGAAACGTGCAGGAGCGACACAACCGAGGAGCCGCGACCACCGAGGGGGGCTTAGCAGTATGAGCCACGACTCCACTGCCGCGCCGGAAGCCGCGGCCCGGAAGCTTTCCGGGCGACGCCGCAAGGAGATCGTCGCGGTGCTGCTGTTCAGCGGCGGCCC from Streptomyces sp. NBC_01478 includes the following:
- a CDS encoding GPR1/FUN34/YaaH family transporter — its product is MDKDVSAGSTTSIVGRLALGITLLAFGLGYTDVINGVSASDAVSLAHYVGGVALFVAGLFAFRDGDTANGTAFSAFGALWFTWAVSAGGSASDNAAGLFLVLFALVALSVTLAGGDQLTQGTYGLFFVSLVLLAVAQFAGNDGLGKVGGWFGVAAGAVAWYSATAALAHWPTVLPRRAAGRGVTATS
- a CDS encoding universal stress protein, with protein sequence MAGHESFEPADRKRPVADPTAAEPLAAEQPRHSCDPAFKHGVVVGFDGSTSSERALAYAIGMAHRSGSGLVIVHVANRLPTTVWAGCEPPVFVDVPDHRTEVLGLELACAEYLAEVPWILVERGGDICHELEEVGREYEADAIVVGSTHGIVGRIFGSVAGRLAKRAQRPVVVIP